One Candidatus Wallbacteria bacterium DNA segment encodes these proteins:
- a CDS encoding DedA family protein: MFDSLQHQLLDLVRSMGDLGVFIAMFLESCIVPIPSEAIIIGAGMAGIPLKSITIYGSLGSTLGGIVGYYIGLLGAKPVILRFGKYIFITPHHLEQAEAFARKYGIQSVLIGRLVPVVPFKVFSIAAGITRLPLLPFAICTLIAVIPRIVLLSFYGNKLVEYTNETLLVTAGLLAVFGIYRLIRHLQKKKASSLQ; the protein is encoded by the coding sequence ATGTTTGACTCCTTGCAGCACCAATTACTTGATCTGGTCAGAAGCATGGGCGATCTTGGGGTTTTCATCGCGATGTTCCTGGAATCCTGCATAGTCCCGATCCCTTCGGAAGCCATCATCATCGGGGCCGGAATGGCCGGCATTCCGCTCAAATCGATCACGATCTATGGGTCCCTCGGCTCGACCCTGGGCGGGATTGTGGGATATTACATCGGCCTGCTGGGCGCCAAACCCGTGATCCTCAGATTCGGAAAATACATTTTCATCACCCCGCATCATCTGGAACAGGCGGAAGCCTTTGCCCGGAAATACGGGATCCAGAGCGTGCTGATCGGAAGACTGGTCCCTGTAGTTCCTTTCAAGGTCTTCTCGATTGCCGCAGGGATCACCCGTCTTCCGCTCCTCCCATTCGCGATCTGCACTCTGATCGCAGTGATTCCCAGAATCGTTCTGCTCTCGTTCTATGGAAACAAGCTCGTCGAATATACCAATGAAACCCTGCTGGTCACAGCAGGACTGCTGGCTGTTTTCGGGATTTACAGACTGATCCGGCACCTGCAGAAGAAAAAGGCTTCCTCATTGCAGTAG
- a CDS encoding radical SAM protein, whose amino-acid sequence MRILFVHGAYESLGIEYLSAVLKKNGHQVFLAYSPLLFRDALLHFPLAAHCFNRDRSLVELENIKPDLIAFSCVTACFSWMHGLARAYKRKLPDVPIVFGGIHASTAPEYLISIPEIDFVCLGEGEQALLELVECLAEKQDPSRISNIWGKNFRNQPRPLIRDLDSLPFPDHELFYEKAPYFKDVYPIITSRGCPYSCTYCNNNSLKRIYPAEPGMLRRRSIANVMEELVRAQKKWNYKALVIEDEIFTGDTERVREFCTAYRKKIRLPFICVTHPKTTRPEELEMLRSAGCVQIEIGVQTLNRKVRRQYLRRFETNSEIVQALKALHESGIPYNIDHILGLPGDDFQSQLLALKIYNVFRPHRLLPFFITYYPGTEISGIAEKMGMLEPGLKAKILAGESESFEQHGSIEDRNQRKRLDSLRIVFGWLPLLPRKIVRLILKSSLIGMLPDSHLIGKVLPSLLFTLFSKEPRGKLILKKYLYHLIRLGK is encoded by the coding sequence ATGCGGATTCTTTTCGTGCATGGAGCTTATGAAAGCCTGGGGATAGAATATCTCTCGGCTGTATTGAAGAAAAACGGCCACCAGGTCTTTCTGGCCTATTCTCCCCTGCTGTTCAGAGACGCTCTGCTGCATTTCCCTCTGGCAGCACATTGCTTCAACCGCGACCGGAGCCTGGTTGAGCTTGAAAATATCAAACCTGATCTGATCGCGTTTTCCTGCGTCACTGCCTGTTTCTCCTGGATGCATGGACTGGCCAGGGCTTATAAAAGGAAACTGCCGGATGTACCGATAGTCTTCGGCGGCATCCATGCCAGCACTGCGCCGGAATATCTGATTTCTATCCCTGAAATCGACTTTGTCTGTCTCGGCGAAGGCGAACAGGCACTCCTGGAACTGGTGGAATGCCTTGCAGAAAAACAGGACCCCTCCAGAATTTCCAACATCTGGGGTAAAAATTTTCGCAACCAGCCCAGGCCGCTGATCAGAGACCTGGATTCGCTTCCCTTTCCTGACCATGAACTTTTTTACGAAAAAGCCCCCTATTTCAAAGATGTCTATCCAATCATTACTTCCCGCGGCTGCCCTTATTCCTGCACCTACTGCAACAACAACAGCCTGAAAAGGATTTACCCGGCAGAGCCTGGCATGCTGCGCAGGCGGAGCATCGCCAATGTAATGGAAGAACTCGTCCGGGCTCAAAAAAAATGGAATTACAAGGCACTGGTGATTGAGGATGAGATTTTTACCGGCGACACGGAACGGGTCAGGGAATTCTGCACAGCATACCGGAAAAAAATCCGGCTCCCATTTATCTGCGTGACGCATCCGAAAACCACCCGTCCGGAAGAACTTGAAATGTTGCGCTCTGCCGGCTGCGTACAGATTGAGATCGGAGTGCAGACCCTGAATCGGAAAGTACGCAGGCAATATCTGAGGAGATTTGAGACCAATTCTGAGATTGTCCAGGCGCTCAAAGCTCTGCATGAATCAGGAATTCCATACAACATCGACCATATCCTGGGGCTCCCTGGGGATGATTTTCAATCCCAGCTGCTGGCGCTCAAAATCTATAATGTTTTCCGCCCGCACAGGCTGCTGCCTTTTTTCATCACTTATTACCCTGGCACTGAAATCAGCGGGATTGCGGAAAAAATGGGGATGCTTGAGCCAGGGCTGAAAGCGAAAATCCTGGCCGGAGAATCCGAATCATTTGAACAGCATGGCAGCATCGAAGACAGGAATCAGCGGAAAAGGCTGGACAGCCTGCGCATTGTCTTCGGCTGGCTGCCGCTCTTACCCAGAAAAATCGTCCGCCTGATTCTCAAGTCCAGTCTGATCGGAATGCTGCCTGATTCTCACCTGATCGGCAAGGTTCTGCCGTCCCTTCTGTTCACTCTTTTCTCAAAGGAACCAAGGGGAAAGCTGATCCTGAAAAAGTATCTTTATCACCTGATCAGGCTGGGGAAGTGA
- a CDS encoding radical SAM protein, giving the protein MHIRKILFTRLFEKPDFPITTPPTGFLYVPAAICAAYPEIRMDFFDFSLPGESMGQFGKKLAEFRPDCVMFSGTYLERDQFYQAAAAVRELLPGAMTVCGGPLASCSPLEILGSGAVDYIVCGEGEQRVINLLQNLETGKNFCDGIGYKAGPDLHYTQPVKLLEDLDAVHFPKWDLIDFREYSKIPGMNSILRQSPYATVSTSRGCPFSCTYCHKTMGKQFRPRSPESVRDEIEQLVRRFGVREIHFIDDCFNLDLERAKKICRLIIDSKFRIGIAFPNAVKADLLDEELIVLLKKAGCYSVTIAIESITPEIVRLMDKKLDLGKARQNISLLDRHGLFTSAYFIYGFPGETGKSLWKNAVFANRLKIETVSFFRFIPYPGTKISADFFSDLDFSGIPSSQFHFFTESGRFNRSRLSATWLSGFRSAAYFLFYTNPVRIWRVLRKIPRTWTMFSRLPLDIWELVSRIWPDFLRFKV; this is encoded by the coding sequence ATGCACATCCGAAAAATCCTATTCACCAGGCTGTTCGAAAAGCCGGATTTCCCGATCACAACCCCGCCCACAGGGTTTCTCTATGTGCCTGCTGCGATCTGTGCGGCTTATCCTGAGATCCGGATGGATTTCTTTGATTTCTCGCTTCCTGGAGAATCCATGGGGCAATTCGGAAAAAAACTGGCAGAGTTCAGGCCTGACTGCGTAATGTTTTCAGGCACCTATCTGGAGCGGGATCAGTTCTATCAGGCTGCAGCTGCAGTGCGGGAACTCCTGCCAGGTGCAATGACAGTCTGCGGCGGCCCCCTGGCTTCCTGCTCTCCCCTGGAAATTCTCGGTTCAGGCGCAGTGGATTACATAGTCTGCGGAGAAGGAGAGCAGCGGGTGATAAATCTGCTGCAGAATCTGGAGACAGGGAAAAATTTCTGCGACGGGATCGGTTATAAGGCCGGGCCGGACCTTCATTACACTCAGCCTGTAAAGCTGCTGGAGGATCTGGACGCGGTCCATTTCCCGAAATGGGATCTGATCGACTTCAGGGAATATTCGAAAATCCCTGGCATGAACAGCATACTCAGGCAGTCTCCTTACGCCACTGTCAGCACCTCCCGCGGCTGCCCCTTTTCCTGCACTTACTGCCACAAGACTATGGGTAAGCAGTTCAGGCCCAGGTCTCCTGAATCGGTCAGGGACGAGATCGAGCAGCTGGTCAGACGATTCGGGGTCAGGGAGATCCATTTCATAGACGACTGTTTCAATCTGGACCTGGAGAGGGCCAAAAAGATCTGCAGGCTGATCATTGACTCGAAATTCAGGATAGGCATAGCTTTCCCCAATGCAGTCAAAGCTGACCTGCTGGACGAGGAACTGATCGTTCTTTTAAAAAAAGCCGGCTGCTACAGCGTCACTATAGCCATAGAAAGCATCACTCCTGAAATAGTCAGACTGATGGACAAAAAGCTGGACCTGGGGAAAGCCAGGCAGAACATCTCTCTGCTCGACAGGCACGGGCTCTTCACCTCAGCTTATTTTATCTATGGGTTTCCAGGTGAAACAGGAAAAAGCTTATGGAAAAATGCGGTCTTCGCCAACAGGCTGAAAATCGAGACTGTCTCCTTTTTCCGCTTCATCCCTTATCCTGGAACAAAAATCTCTGCCGATTTTTTTTCTGACCTTGACTTTTCCGGAATTCCTTCATCCCAGTTCCATTTTTTTACGGAAAGCGGCAGGTTCAACAGGAGCAGGCTCAGCGCAACCTGGCTCTCAGGATTCAGATCTGCCGCCTATTTCCTGTTCTACACTAACCCGGTCCGGATCTGGAGGGTGCTCAGGAAAATTCCCAGAACCTGGACCATGTTTTCCAGACTGCCTCTTGATATCTGGGAGCTTGTTTCCAGAATCTGGCCTGATTTTTTGCGCTTCAAGGTGTGA
- a CDS encoding radical SAM protein, whose protein sequence is MNLKKILFVRLYQKYDFNFTTPPTGFLYIPAVISEKYPQVEMSFFDFSLPSATPSAYRSMLDSIRPDCVMFSGTYMERDQLRWASGTARKILKDVLCICGGVLVTTAPEEVLMNQHLDFAVGGEGEERILKLLANLSGNIDLDGIGYQKDRTIHYNPPVSMIPDIETIPFPKWDLLDFKAYSGAPTMNGTTKFWPYCTVSTSRGCPFSCSYCHHTMGRQFRARSPESVRDEIDRLVTGFGIREIHFIDDCFNLDLERAKKICRLIIESKFRIGIAFPNALKGDYLDEELIFLLKKAGCWSVTVAVENISPRIVKMMDKKLDLSRLRKNVRLLNKYGIYTTAYFMYGFPEETLEERRLNGEFADCLEIESLIQFRYIPFPNTRIKSEFYQDLDLRKISSRNFVYTVKNPGFNKTCMSEQEIDGSVRSNYLSFYSNPRRLLRIMRKYPKKYLLKHLPTELGDLIKLVFSAF, encoded by the coding sequence ATGAATCTGAAAAAAATCCTCTTTGTCCGGCTTTATCAGAAATATGATTTCAATTTCACCACTCCTCCTACAGGCTTTCTTTACATTCCAGCAGTGATTTCAGAGAAATATCCGCAGGTGGAAATGAGCTTCTTCGATTTCTCGCTCCCCTCAGCCACGCCCTCTGCTTATCGCAGTATGCTTGACTCCATCAGGCCTGACTGCGTGATGTTCTCTGGTACATACATGGAACGTGACCAGCTCCGCTGGGCTTCCGGAACAGCCAGAAAAATCCTGAAGGATGTACTCTGCATCTGTGGAGGAGTGCTTGTGACCACTGCGCCCGAAGAAGTCCTGATGAATCAGCATCTGGATTTCGCAGTAGGGGGAGAAGGGGAAGAACGCATCCTCAAACTGCTGGCAAATCTATCCGGAAACATTGATCTGGATGGAATAGGATATCAGAAAGATCGGACGATCCACTACAACCCGCCAGTCTCCATGATTCCAGATATCGAGACCATCCCTTTCCCCAAATGGGATCTGCTTGATTTCAAGGCCTATTCCGGAGCCCCTACCATGAACGGGACTACAAAATTCTGGCCCTATTGCACTGTCTCCACCTCCCGCGGCTGCCCTTTCTCATGCAGTTACTGCCATCACACCATGGGCAGGCAGTTCCGGGCCAGGTCTCCTGAATCAGTCAGAGACGAGATCGACAGGCTTGTGACAGGATTCGGGATCAGGGAAATTCACTTCATAGATGACTGCTTCAATCTCGACCTGGAGCGTGCCAAAAAAATCTGCAGGCTGATCATTGAGTCAAAATTCAGGATCGGGATTGCCTTTCCCAATGCCCTCAAAGGAGACTACCTGGATGAGGAACTGATCTTTCTGCTGAAAAAAGCAGGCTGCTGGAGCGTTACTGTGGCAGTGGAAAATATCTCGCCCAGGATTGTGAAAATGATGGATAAGAAGCTGGATTTGTCCAGACTGCGGAAAAATGTCCGGCTGTTGAATAAATACGGGATCTACACCACAGCTTACTTCATGTATGGATTCCCGGAAGAAACTCTGGAGGAACGCAGGCTCAATGGGGAATTTGCAGACTGCCTGGAGATTGAGTCCCTGATCCAGTTCCGCTATATCCCATTTCCAAACACCAGGATCAAAAGCGAATTTTATCAGGACCTGGATCTGAGGAAAATCTCTTCCCGCAATTTTGTTTATACAGTCAAGAACCCGGGTTTTAATAAAACCTGCATGTCAGAACAGGAAATTGACGGGTCTGTCCGAAGCAATTATCTCAGTTTCTATTCCAATCCCCGCAGACTCCTCAGAATCATGCGTAAATACCCGAAAAAATATCTGCTCAAGCATCTGCCTACTGAACTGGGTGATTTGATAAAACTGGTTTTCTCCGCTTTTTGA
- a CDS encoding ATP-binding protein → MHGYIDRHLAEKIRTRLANFPAAAILGPRQCGKSTLAHRLAQEFPHTVYLDLERPSDLAKLNDPEAFFSLNRGRFCCLDEIQRKPELFPVLRSMIDASGTNGQFLILGSASRDLIRQSSETLAGRISYAELTPFLLSELQTGTEAVRGLWLKGGYPRSYLAKDIEISCNWREDFIRTFLEREIPLLGFKYSPSVLERFWKFCGHVHGQLLNLSKLGESLGVCYHTIKNYTELLERTFMLRLLKPYSTNLKKRLVKSPKLYVRDSGLLHSLLGISTQNDLLGHPVYGSSWEGFALENILSELPEWESSFYRTSNGAEIDLILQRGKSKVAVEFKAHSAPQVTKGFWDALEQLEIKEAYVVAPVEESYPLKNGTHVVPLTKFIETMLKN, encoded by the coding sequence ATGCATGGTTATATTGATAGACATTTAGCTGAAAAAATCAGAACCAGGCTTGCGAATTTTCCGGCAGCAGCCATTCTTGGCCCAAGGCAGTGTGGAAAATCAACTCTGGCTCATCGCCTTGCACAGGAGTTTCCACATACAGTTTACCTGGATCTGGAAAGACCATCGGATCTTGCCAAGCTTAATGATCCGGAAGCATTTTTTTCGCTAAATCGAGGAAGGTTCTGCTGCCTGGATGAAATTCAGAGAAAACCAGAATTATTCCCGGTTCTGCGGAGCATGATCGATGCAAGCGGAACCAATGGTCAATTCCTGATTCTTGGATCAGCATCCAGAGATTTGATCAGGCAAAGTTCTGAAACTCTGGCAGGCAGGATCAGCTATGCAGAACTTACACCTTTCCTGTTGAGCGAACTTCAAACCGGCACAGAGGCGGTGAGGGGACTCTGGCTCAAAGGCGGCTATCCCAGGAGCTATCTGGCCAAAGACATTGAAATCAGCTGTAACTGGCGTGAAGATTTTATCCGTACTTTCCTGGAGCGGGAGATACCTCTGCTGGGTTTTAAATACTCCCCATCAGTGCTGGAGCGATTCTGGAAGTTCTGCGGCCATGTGCATGGCCAGCTGCTAAACCTTTCGAAGCTCGGCGAGTCTCTGGGTGTATGTTACCACACCATCAAAAATTATACCGAACTCCTGGAACGCACTTTCATGCTCAGGCTTCTGAAGCCTTATTCCACTAATCTTAAAAAGAGGCTGGTGAAATCTCCGAAGCTGTATGTCAGGGACTCAGGCCTGCTGCACAGCCTGCTCGGCATCAGCACACAAAATGACCTGCTCGGACATCCTGTTTACGGCTCTTCCTGGGAAGGCTTTGCCCTGGAGAATATTCTGTCAGAGCTGCCGGAATGGGAATCCTCGTTTTACCGGACCAGTAATGGCGCGGAAATTGATCTGATTTTGCAGCGCGGAAAGAGTAAAGTAGCGGTAGAATTCAAGGCACACAGCGCTCCTCAGGTTACAAAGGGTTTCTGGGATGCTCTCGAACAACTGGAAATCAAGGAAGCTTATGTGGTCGCGCCTGTAGAAGAGTCATATCCATTGAAAAATGGTACTCATGTGGTTCCTTTGACAAAATTCATCGAAACAATGCTGAAAAATTGA
- a CDS encoding class I SAM-dependent methyltransferase, whose product MDQETLSYYSENAREVFERYNSVIGGISNYFNRAFPDKCRILDIGCGSGRDLLALLKLGHDAYGIEPCRELRELTCTKFPELKGRIVEGSLPDPGLAFEGNFDALVCSAVLMHLPKEHLFDTVFSLRKLLKPGGKALISIPFSRDGISEANRDDKGRLFSDLNSDYLELLFERTGFKLNEKWINEDSLKRPGFSWVTMLFALLENESGRPIDRIESVLNRDKKDATYKLALT is encoded by the coding sequence ATGGATCAGGAAACCCTTTCTTATTATTCTGAAAATGCCAGGGAAGTATTTGAACGCTATAATTCTGTCATTGGCGGTATCTCGAATTATTTCAACAGAGCATTTCCTGATAAGTGCAGAATCCTGGATATAGGCTGCGGCTCAGGCCGTGACCTGCTCGCTCTTCTCAAACTCGGGCATGATGCCTATGGAATTGAACCCTGCCGGGAACTTCGCGAACTGACCTGCACAAAATTTCCGGAATTGAAAGGCAGAATTGTTGAAGGCAGCCTGCCTGACCCGGGTTTAGCCTTTGAAGGAAATTTCGATGCCCTGGTCTGCTCTGCAGTGCTGATGCATCTTCCAAAAGAACACTTATTCGATACCGTCTTTTCGCTCAGAAAGCTTCTCAAGCCTGGCGGAAAAGCCCTGATCTCGATCCCATTCTCAAGGGATGGGATTTCAGAAGCCAACAGGGACGACAAAGGCCGCCTCTTCTCTGATCTCAATTCCGATTATCTGGAGCTCCTTTTTGAACGCACAGGATTTAAACTGAACGAAAAATGGATCAATGAAGACAGTTTGAAAAGACCGGGGTTCTCATGGGTGACAATGCTGTTTGCGCTTTTGGAGAATGAGTCCGGCAGGCCGATCGACAGGATTGAAAGCGTGCTCAATAGAGATAAAAAGGACGCCACGTACAAGCTGGCACTGACCTGA
- a CDS encoding DEAD/DEAH box helicase family protein, which translates to MSHESWKLNEFSDKPLPETVRPLQGHQRISIEKLNKTFTFSDQIGKGGLLVLPTGGGKTLTTVRWLYDFALGKGVKVLWLAHTFHLLDQVYATFKENRQPIPKRDILNIRVVSSNPSHCRARDISIEDDVLIITTLTAYENLFHETKDQSNEVIDSEFTKFLKCNQDQRLIVVLDEAHHAPAYGCRTLLLQIREMQPSAYFLGLTATPDYTDESRKGWFKVLFEDWIIHKEEKTALQALGILAIEKLIQKKTDFKKDLDEKTFNRLVREHKDLPEDIIKELATNSPRNDFIVQEYLKNRKEYKKTLIFADHWKQALYLKDKLKKADVNAGAVFSYSGGGPDSADARNHMTSNEIKETIEKFKGDGLEVLINIRMLTEGTDVPTIKTVFITRETTSRILLTQMIGRALRGPKSGGGPDKNEANIVFFTDTWNKFINWASFSPEGGTEETEKVVGRYPMEMISINLVEALIQQIHSGTSYQAEPFTDIVPVGWYTTRYFSDNGIGGPDWYTEFAMVYNHQESKFKQFIQGLQGKIPNAWEKDDLSQEWIKENIKPLSSPYFDLQNDDIGNSLETNLIRIVRHMARSKEAPEFTPLSERDKLDLDKVAERLYLTGNALEQKQALEIIYNSPESLWKSFYKSFDYFKSAYDRAVNRLLYLKESNKPIAAKLEKQVLTPVDANRVRELTEQDKEKVLMRDGYKCLCCGAEKSRQCRLQVDHIRPFRISGDTSFENSQTLCRECNAIKKIDIIDFRLHDIILKNEKDFQIFQPTNFDDYQTYVRRIVNFYYNCQAVAGVRKQCGTNGKKVEVLVVQLYPGNDPTRLLPHDNELTTAVRNSELSGCTSISRLIVNPEKTDSSLEISECAAEQSQQTPIDSLLVNAADTGDVHAMLEIANKYLDSDDPADQKKGVQSLRKAAEKDTAEALRKLGLCYYDGTGTARNLHKAKESFLLAAAKGDSEAQYQLGQMYLSGEGGKKDVEQFLKWTNQAAQQGHRESLNQLGIVYHDGKDVKRDYAQAFSYYKKAAELDEPFAMNNLGILYQYGYGVPKNLDEAVKWFRKAADKNNPWGYYNLGLLSSKDQDGFSENLENAYIYFSLAVEFSYDLLDGTDQGVIARAKTRIKKKINKKQLDEAEKKIEKLLEMMPQNQV; encoded by the coding sequence CAGAGAATATCCATCGAAAAGTTGAACAAGACATTCACCTTCTCAGACCAGATCGGTAAAGGTGGTCTGCTCGTGTTACCTACTGGTGGTGGGAAAACTTTGACCACGGTGCGCTGGCTTTATGATTTTGCTTTGGGAAAAGGTGTCAAAGTGCTTTGGCTTGCGCACACTTTTCATTTGTTGGATCAAGTCTATGCCACTTTCAAAGAAAACCGCCAACCGATTCCAAAAAGGGACATACTGAACATCCGTGTGGTTTCAAGCAACCCATCACATTGCAGAGCACGCGACATCAGCATCGAAGATGATGTTCTGATCATCACCACTCTTACGGCCTATGAAAATTTATTTCACGAAACAAAAGATCAATCAAACGAAGTTATAGACTCTGAGTTCACCAAATTTTTAAAATGTAACCAGGATCAGAGGCTTATTGTAGTTTTGGATGAAGCTCATCACGCGCCTGCATATGGCTGCCGAACTCTATTGCTACAGATCCGTGAAATGCAGCCGTCTGCTTATTTCCTCGGTTTAACTGCCACTCCAGATTATACTGATGAGTCACGAAAGGGCTGGTTCAAGGTATTGTTCGAAGACTGGATTATTCACAAGGAGGAGAAAACTGCGCTCCAGGCACTAGGTATTCTGGCAATAGAAAAACTAATTCAAAAGAAGACCGATTTTAAAAAGGACTTGGACGAAAAGACTTTTAACCGGCTGGTTAGGGAACATAAAGACTTACCTGAAGATATAATTAAAGAGTTGGCAACGAATTCGCCCAGAAATGATTTTATCGTTCAGGAATATTTAAAAAACCGGAAAGAGTATAAGAAAACCCTTATCTTTGCTGACCACTGGAAACAAGCTTTGTATTTGAAGGATAAGTTAAAGAAAGCCGATGTTAATGCCGGTGCTGTGTTTTCCTATTCCGGTGGCGGGCCTGATTCTGCTGATGCGCGAAATCACATGACCTCCAATGAAATCAAAGAAACCATTGAAAAGTTTAAAGGGGATGGACTGGAAGTCTTAATAAATATACGAATGCTGACAGAAGGCACTGATGTTCCTACCATTAAGACAGTTTTCATAACCAGAGAAACAACCAGCAGAATTCTGTTGACCCAGATGATCGGAAGGGCTCTCAGGGGTCCCAAGTCAGGTGGTGGCCCGGATAAAAATGAAGCTAATATCGTTTTCTTTACCGACACATGGAATAAGTTTATAAATTGGGCCTCTTTCTCACCTGAAGGTGGAACAGAAGAGACCGAGAAGGTAGTGGGCAGGTATCCTATGGAAATGATTTCCATTAACTTAGTCGAAGCATTGATCCAACAAATCCATTCCGGAACATCTTATCAGGCAGAACCATTCACAGACATTGTCCCTGTTGGTTGGTACACAACAAGATATTTTTCGGACAATGGCATAGGTGGACCAGACTGGTATACAGAATTTGCTATGGTTTACAACCATCAAGAAAGTAAATTCAAGCAATTTATTCAGGGACTCCAAGGTAAGATTCCAAATGCATGGGAAAAAGATGATTTGTCTCAGGAATGGATCAAAGAAAACATTAAACCGCTTTCTAGCCCTTATTTTGACCTGCAGAATGATGATATTGGAAACTCTCTGGAAACCAATTTGATCCGAATCGTCCGACACATGGCGAGGAGCAAGGAAGCACCAGAATTCACTCCCTTATCTGAGCGAGATAAGCTCGACCTGGATAAAGTCGCTGAGCGGCTATACTTAACTGGAAACGCCCTTGAACAAAAACAAGCACTGGAAATCATTTATAATAGCCCTGAATCACTTTGGAAATCTTTTTACAAGAGCTTCGATTACTTCAAATCAGCTTACGACAGAGCAGTTAATCGTCTGTTATACCTGAAAGAATCCAATAAACCTATAGCAGCCAAGCTGGAGAAGCAGGTTTTAACTCCAGTGGATGCCAATCGAGTTAGAGAATTGACTGAACAAGATAAAGAAAAAGTGCTTATGAGAGATGGTTACAAATGTCTGTGTTGTGGAGCTGAAAAGAGTAGACAATGTAGATTGCAGGTCGACCACATAAGACCCTTCCGCATAAGTGGCGATACATCGTTTGAAAATTCACAGACCCTTTGCAGGGAATGCAACGCCATTAAAAAAATCGATATAATCGACTTTAGACTCCATGATATCATTCTGAAAAATGAAAAAGACTTTCAGATTTTTCAACCCACTAATTTTGACGACTATCAGACCTATGTGAGACGCATTGTGAATTTCTATTATAATTGTCAGGCCGTTGCTGGTGTGAGAAAGCAGTGCGGAACCAACGGAAAGAAAGTTGAAGTATTAGTGGTTCAACTTTACCCAGGTAATGACCCGACACGATTACTACCGCATGATAATGAATTAACTACTGCGGTGAGAAATTCCGAATTATCCGGTTGCACCTCAATTTCCAGATTGATAGTTAACCCGGAAAAAACGGACTCTAGCCTAGAAATATCTGAATGTGCTGCTGAGCAAAGCCAACAAACCCCGATCGACAGTTTACTGGTTAATGCAGCAGATACCGGCGATGTGCATGCAATGCTGGAAATAGCCAATAAGTATTTAGATAGTGACGATCCTGCTGATCAAAAAAAAGGTGTCCAATCCTTGCGAAAAGCCGCAGAGAAAGATACGGCTGAAGCATTACGCAAATTGGGACTCTGCTACTACGACGGAACAGGCACTGCAAGGAACCTTCATAAGGCAAAAGAATCGTTCTTGCTTGCGGCAGCAAAAGGGGACAGCGAAGCACAGTATCAGCTTGGCCAAATGTATTTATCTGGTGAAGGTGGAAAAAAAGATGTTGAACAATTTTTAAAATGGACTAATCAAGCAGCCCAACAAGGCCATAGGGAATCATTAAATCAATTAGGCATTGTGTATCATGACGGCAAAGATGTTAAAAGGGATTACGCCCAGGCATTTTCGTATTATAAAAAAGCTGCTGAGTTGGACGAACCGTTCGCAATGAACAATCTTGGAATCCTTTATCAATATGGATATGGAGTCCCCAAAAATCTCGATGAAGCAGTTAAATGGTTCCGCAAAGCTGCTGATAAGAATAATCCCTGGGGCTACTACAATCTGGGACTTTTGAGTTCAAAGGATCAAGATGGCTTTTCGGAAAACTTGGAAAATGCCTATATATATTTTTCCTTGGCAGTGGAATTTAGCTATGACTTACTTGACGGTACTGACCAGGGAGTCATTGCACGTGCAAAAACCAGGATCAAAAAAAAGATCAATAAAAAACAACTTGATGAGGCAGAAAAGAAAATAGAAAAATTGCTGGAAATGATGCCACAAAATCAGGTGTGA